In Plectropomus leopardus isolate mb chromosome 17, YSFRI_Pleo_2.0, whole genome shotgun sequence, the DNA window TGGTAGAAATGTGTCCTCCGGTAGAGATTGGGCGATACTGTTTTTACTGCTGGAGCTATTCTGGGCAGGGCTGGATTCACGCATTATTTCATGATTTTCGCAAATCCAGCTGCTTTGCAGGGTTACTTGTTTTGGGCAGACatagaggaggagagtgaaatTGTAAATGCAGAAACCTGTAACACTTGACGTTACAGTTCTTAGGAAACTTAAAGCTTCCATTtagataatgttttatttttatggatttgagttttggtttttaaatcAGGTGTTGTCTCATGTGAGGcagttgtttttcagttcatATGAAAGTGCCAAATAAAAGTAAGGATGTACCAATACTGAAGtttaaaacagcagtttggccaatactgtttttttttggttgttgctaattttgtttgttgtgtaaaTTACGTATACCATAACAAAAGTATTTGGCCATATCGCCATTACAGATATGTATGGATCTTCCCGTCctgatgttttttgtctccATGCTTGGAAATGTGGCGGTTTGCAATGATTTAGATCATTTCAAGTCCAAATATTATGTATTGTGTTTGTGAATAAATGCCAAGTCCAGACAAGAATTCCCTTTCTCACCTGTCTTCTCGTTTACCCACAATCCTTCAGGAAGGACCCATGATTCACTCTGGTGCTGTTGTAGCTGCAGGAGTCTCCCAGGGCAGGAGCACGTCTTTAAAGAGAGACTTTAAGGTCAGTGTGTGTAGTTTTTATCCCATGTGTGTATCAGGCTACTCAAAGAAGTATGTTTGATAAcaatcatattttttcttataattgGAGTCACGTCATTACTAACATTCAATATATACTTGTTTTACTGAAGAtgttttgaacagtttttagAATTTGACCCCGTGTCTAGACTGAAAACTTCTGCACGGAGCAGATTCAGACCGCTGCAGAGACTGAAATTAGATCGTGTCTGTTGCTTGAAACGCACCAGTGAAAAATGCTTCTGATGCGCTTGCAGTCTAGACACAGAGTTAGATTTCCTGAGTTCTCAGTATGATTGTCCATTGGTCACTCATAGGTGTGTACTATTGATAAGTTGTTAGAGTGTgttaataagtaaaataataagtgtgtgattgtgtttgtaGATCTTTGAATACTTCcgaagagacacagagaagagAGACTTTGTgtctgctggagctgctgctggagtcTCGGCTGCTTTCGGAGCACCAGTCGGTAAATAACCTCACACCAGAGCGCagtaaaaacatgcactttCTTATTAATCTGCCTTAGCTGTGTGGGCAGTTTAGCTGCTATTAAACCAACAGTCCAACCAGTGTGGCTGCAtgcccaaaattaaaaacaaagaaacctaTGAGGAAACTTTTGTTGGACTGGATTGTATCACCATCAGGCCTTTCTGagaaaaacacttaattaaTTGCCCTCAGTGAAGGTCATGGCAGTATTAAAAAAGtctcatttaattaaaaaatgctgttttctgttgcaTGTTGTAATGATGGTCCTAAAATGTTGCATACTGTGTGCAGTCAGGAGACATCTGTAAACAAGGGAGCTGTAAGCTGTAGAGAAAAAGCCAGCTTgtaaatacagatgtttttctttcaccaGTAGTGTGGGAATTCTTCACAGACTGGGTCTCAGTCTGTTATGTGTTGCTCCCATGTGAAAAGACTGCACGCAGTTCAACTGGTGTGAACCCAGTAAATGTTCAGCTCCTGCTGCGCACTAATCGGTCAACACACTGCGAGGAGGATGTCGTGTGATGGTGCCAGCTGACTTGGCACTGATGCTCAACTCCAGACAACTAATAAGAGGATCAAAGGGGTTGTTGagttgaaatgctgctgtgttttttgactGTGATTTTGTGTCCTTGGTCGACAGGCGGCGTTCTGTTCTCTCTGGAGGAGGGTGCTTCTTTCTGGAACCAGATGCTGACGTGGAGGATAGTAAGTCACTCTGTATAGCCCCGTCATGTCATTATTAACGATCATGTGAGGTTGTCGagtaaatcaaatcaatttgtaCCCTGAATACCATCAGTTGAGAAAGCGAGGGAGATTAAATGCAAGGTTGATGGAGCAGGATGTCAAATGtttctaaattaattaatttattattattattgcttatttaattatttctgaaatGGGCTCAtgtttgttgtgctttttttttcgttttctCTGTGTTGACCTACAGTTAGGTCGACTACAGTTACTGTAACATTACATGTTGTCTGTGTCACAGTAGGGTGAAAGTTGCGAGAGATGAACAGATGTTTGTGACTAACGTTGTTGAAGGGGTGCATTGGTCAGTGgttttcaattttgattttagTTTTGGTTAGGGCGGTGGTTAGAAATAGGAGGACTCACTTTCCTAGAGCAAGAACAAATATATTCCAGGAATTAGGTATTTTAGGcatatatttgcttttgttccATTTGCAATCAACATTAACTTGCACAATTCTTACATGCACTGTTTTTGTGGCACTTAAGGCTCTTAGTGATTGGAAATGACTGTGATCCCTCCTTTTATTGACACTTTTAGATgacttttataaataatttttaatggGATTGCTTTTAATTAAGTTTGTGCTGCTATGATGTTCTGTGTgcctgtttattgtattttttaattgttttgtaccTCCAACTGTAGATCAAATATCTCCTTGAAGGATAAGAAAAGCTCTGAACTTATATGCCGACGAATTGCtcgaattgttgttttttttctgtttgtgagtcaaaaacataaataaatgtttttgattatttttttcagtttagtgtctcatttcctcccttttcatttctctccattatccctctttctttctctcccccaGTTCTTTGCCTCCATGATCTCGACCTTCACCCTGAACTTCTTCATCAGTATCTATCACAAACAGCCAGGAGATCTCTCCAGCCCAGGTCTCATCAACTTTGGGCGCTTTGAGAGCGATGTAAGACACTTAAATATTAatacattgtgtattttttccagctttgtgttgtttgttagtCGATGTAAAAGATGACATGATgaactttattcttttttcagAGTGTGGCCTATAACCTCTATGAGATTCCCTTGTTCATTGCTATGGGAGCTATaggtaaaaacttttttttaatgtgcctgGAAATATGTGTAATTCTTTGCAAGATGCATTTAATTCTTGCATGACTGCATAATGAtataatgaaatgtatttatttatacagtttatgacTACAGGGACAATGTTCATTAATAATCAGTCATATTGTGCCAGTTTAGCCAggttggttattttttttacattaaaatacattaaatacattaaagcATGAACAGCAGTACTGTACATAGGACAGAGTATACTTCATAAGAAcccataaaatatgtaaaaacaggTTCAACAGTACATGAAACAcatttcaagttttaaaaaaagttacagagTAAGGTCAGACACTTGATTGTCTTATagtcatgattttattttattatttttaaataaacagaacaGTTTATTTGATTCAAATACTGTTCGAAAGTCTGACAGTCTGTATGTATATTTCCTGTGCAGGCGGCTTGCTGGGAGCTCTGTTCAATGTTCTCAACTACTGGCTGACAATCTTCAGGATCAGGtatgaataaacaaatgatcATATGATCACAAGTACAAAACAGATTTTCCCCAGCCTGAGAAGAGAATTTCAGCAAAGGGTCAGGTTACGAACAGCATGAGGAATTGCTTTGTATTTGTAGTGtgccaagaaaaacaacacatgctGGCATTAAGGCTTTGCTGCTCCTTGTCTAAGACAGGGTGGGGTGCAAGATGAGGAAGTTTTCAGatgaacatttaaaacagcTTCTCAGAATGTCTTGTGACTGAATTGTGTAAAAATAGTCGCAGAGTAAGAACAGGTATAATCACCGGGAGACTGACTGATCTGGGAGGAGACTGCCGCTAAGATATCTGTGGTTTCTGCTTCCGTGTCTGTACTTGTATGACAGTAAATTGCTATGGCTTTGAcaataagaggaaaatattgcTATATTTGTATGCTACAGGCAGATTTCTTGGTCCTGCAGCTTTCCTGAGAACCGCTCATCCAAAAAATATCACTGTCAACACTGCAATTCTCTGAGTCCTGAGCAGTACACCTGAGCCACAAACAGCAAGAGATTTATTACAATgtttacatatgaaaaatatttatttatgttgctcTCCTAACCCACTGTACTCAGAAATAACTCAAAAAGGCCACtaaagcacttaaaaatatgaaacttAACAGTATAATTAGTATAATTAAAGTGTGTACTTCTACTCCAGAGGAAAGCATTGCACTACATGATGTACCTGACAGAGAAATGTTACTGGTTTTGTTGCAGATTAAAATGGTGAAATATGCGAGGTATTAATTTTCCAATTAGCTAGATGAGTTGCTTGCTTTGGCACAACCACAGTGGTTATTAAGTAGTATGGATTAAATCAGAACAGAACAGATcgcctttattgtcattatacagtTCATATATGGCATATGTTGCTCAGTGGCAGATGAGATGTTATTTTGCTGGTGGTGACATTATTTGTCATAAGGTAGTATGGCAGACTTGCACAATGAATGTAAGTAGTTGACGTGCTCGACTCAGTCTGCACCATTGCAGTTATAAAGTCTTGCATGTGACATTATTTTGCCAGTGGTAACGTGATTAGCATTATAAGTTGGCAACGTCCACAGCACAGGTCCTTGGGTTTCACGCCGTACACCCACCGAATGTGAAGTGGATCAGATGAACTGTTCCCAAGATATGCAAAGGATTCACATATAGAGATTCTTTGTTTTATAGTTAGATGAGTAAAGTGTGCAAGGAGATATCaactggaaaattaaaaaatgattcacatTAATGACACTTAATGTTGAAAATAAGACACTCTACACAGTATTTTCTTAGCTTTAAattgaaaatcaaaattaaatcatCTGACACAGTGAGTGAGTATGAAGATAaggtctgtgtttgtgtcacattttgtcACAATAATTAGATCCTGCTTGGCATTTATAGAGTCACGTCGCCTGAAGGCACAGAATGGCATAAGTTGGcataaaaagttttgttttccactCTGCTGTTTTAATTGCACCAAAAGTTTCCTCGTCATGTTGGGAAAGTCCGTACTGAGGCGGGTAATAGGTCAACATTTTGGAAGTTTCAGGTTATTAAAGTCATCATGTGTgggatttaaaaatgtctgacttGAGTGCTAtcgtgtttgtgtgcgtgcgtgtttcAGGTATGTTCATCGGCCTTGTTTACAAGTGATGGAGGCCATGTTGGTTGCTGCAGTAACCGCAGCCGTATCATTCACCATGATCTACTTCTCCAATGACTGTCAACCTCTGGGGCCGGAGCACACTGAGGAGTACCCACTGCAGgtacacgcacgcacgcacacacacacacacacacacacacacacacacacacactcacactctcacactctcacactctccGACAAACGTCAAGTATTAGCAGTCAGAAAACAATTCCCTCCGACTTTTCTTGTTTGAGATGATGACCTGTAATAAAACTTTAACTGGGGAAGTCACATTTATGTAACGTCACAGGCAGTCAGTTATAAAATGGACAGTTGGATGTGCGTGATTGAGCAAATTCACACGACACAAGTGCAGATTCAGATAAGATAAGCCCTTCTCATGGTGGATCTTggttcttcctttttttgtagaCAGAGCAGTTTCAGTTCAGCAAGCTTCACCAACATTAATATCATGAGAACAACACTTCCAAAGGATCTCGTACAacatctttgacatttttgttccccagaggatgaacgTCACAGACTGTAGTgatgaaagaagagaagaaattgcaaagaaaatgaaaatgcatttgtctttatcagtaacataatttttaatatttaattaagaGAATTACAAAGAGAGTTTTCTGCCCATTTTTTCGATAATATTTAATATCCCCCCCAATCTTTTTTTCGGATCATTTCCATGTTAccttactatttttttgcagtttgtggaacttttcttgccaagttgctcattatgttgttttttttaaattcaaacgCCATTAAAAGGCATCTCAAAAGCAGGGTAATAAAACCAgtattgatccaggttttaaagggtcaagTCATTtggatttattgttttcattttgaatttctgGTGTTGTGACATGCCTCGTTTGCATTGTGAGCAAGTtaacatgctgtttttgggaagtaCAGAGCTGCTATCATGGCTGTACCCTTTCTTGGTTTTGTTTAAATAGCAGAGGCAGTACTAAAcagatttaaatattaaacattattacatcttggtttgcttttttccctcacCTTTTAATAGACGGCCTGAGGGAGGACATGTTGGGAGACAGATGGGAGTGGCATGTGACAAAGAAAAGATTCAAACtacattttctgcactttgaACTGCTGATGCATGAAAACACCAAATGTAGTTGGCAATCCTTTACTGATTCTTATCTGTCTTAGTGCTCTTTATTCACAAATTGCAACTGTTACATAGCATGTAAAagcttcaacaacaacaaaaaacaccaaaacataaCAGGAAGTAAGGttctttgtgtctcctttttctcctgctGTGTCACTGCTatcattctctgtctctctcagttGTTCTGTGCAGATGGGGAGTATAACTCCATGGCAACAGCCTTCTTCAACACTCCCGAGAGAAGTGTTCGCAGCCTCTTCCACAACCAGCCAGGTAAAACTGTTCATGAGGGCAAGCTCgctaaaaataattatgtacaAACATGATTCTGCACCAGCCATTTcatctctcttttatttttcacaaggGCCCAAGTGGAGGGAAAGTGGatcatagaaaataaaagtggagacatttatgtgttcatttctcattttcacCTCCCATCTCGGTCTTTCTTAAAGGGACCTACAATCCTTTGACCCTGGGTCTGTTCACGCTGACTTATTTCTTCCTGGCGTGTTGGACGTACGGCCTGGCGGTGTCAGCTGGAGTCTTCATCCCATCTCTGCTGATAGGAGCAGCCTGGGGGAGACTGTGTGGAATACTGTTGGCCTCCATTACCCCCGATGGCTcggttagtgtgtgtgtgtgtgtgtgtgtgtgtgtgtgtgtgtgtgtgtgtgtgtgtgtgtgtgtgtgtgtgtgtgtgtgtatgtgtgtttgtgtgtgtgtgtgtgtgtgtgtgtgtgtgtgtgtgtgtgtgtgtgtgtgtgtgtgtgtgttatggatGAGGGAAAGTTGACACCTTTTTTAaatcccatttttttgaaaacagaacTTATTATAGTCTAGTTAAAGGGGACCTACTACACTTCTTTTAGTTCCCTGTCctatatataatgttacaatgttggatatttttatcaaatgtggcttaagttttaaataattagaTAAACATATGTAAATAATCTCTCTAGCTTGAGAGCATTTGGACGacttttatatttctacttttgTGACAAGCtgttttacttatatttttgaaTTGGCTTCCCTTTTAACATAACTATTATACCAGATGTTTTTGACGTACTGTTTgacttttctgtgtgtttttagatcTGGGCTGACCCTGGTAAATATGCTCTGATTGGAGCTGCAGCTCAGCTAGGTGAGTAGGGTTCATCTTACCAAGAATAGGACCATATTTttctgaccaatcacagtgaCAAATACACAGCCTGTTTTGACCTATCAATATTCTAAAATtgtccttttaaataaactgcattTACAGTTCTCTCCAGTTAAATCAAGACAATGTTCAGTAGCAGTAATGATGCTCTTATTTTCACAGGCGGCATTGTGAGGATGACTCTTAGTTTGACCGTCATCATGGTCGAGGCTACAGGAAATGTCACATACGGTCTTCCTATCATGCTCGTCCTCATGACTGCCAAGATAGTGGGAGATTATTTTGTAGAAGTGAGTAAACAACTTTCCAAGTTCagatgagacacaaacacaatacaTTTATGTCCCAAATCCATACTAGCACATTATTTCTCAGCAATATTATACACGTTATAATATGTAATGAGTCCTATGTTTTTTACGTTTTGAGTATGTAATACATTAACACTATAATAGTGACAGATATTCTAAGACATATAATAATGCATGTAAAAACTGGTTAATTTTTGAGTGTGCTGCTGATGTACACTATTGTCCTAGAATACAATCCACAGGGGAAATGTGGGAGCCGCTTacagctgcaaaaaataaatagacagCAGGTGGTGAAATGGCTCCTTAGATTtcttagaaaacaaaaaatcttccaaaatatagttttctttctcttagCGTAACATTTAATTGGCAGCGTTATACTGAGGTCACAGTTGGATTAATTTCTGATGGCACACATGTAGCAAAGTTTTCTGTTAGTACAAATCAGTAAAGTATGTTGATTGCTTGTACAACAGTACTAAAACTAATACAACACAGATGAGTATTTAGTGCATACTGTAGTTAGCATGTTGTATAAATTTTAGACACAGGCAGAGTCTGTAAATTGTGTCTTCCTGCTTCAGGGTCTGTATGATATTCACATCAAGCTGCAGAGCGTTCCCTTCCTGCACTGGGAGGCTCCTGCCACCTCCCACTGGTTAACCGCCAGGTGAGTTCCTCTCTGAGCGACAGCAGTGTTGATTTGATGATTATGAAATTATATTCAATTTGCTTTTTCTCAATTCTTGCTTTTTCCCGTTCTCTCATTACTGTTCCTGCGCTCTTTGTTTCCCCTCTGTCATCCACACTGTCCCTCGCCCTCTGTTTCTCCCTCACACGCAGAGAGGTGATGAGTTCTCCGGTCACCTGTCTGAACAGGATAGAGAAGGTGGGAACCATCGTGGACATCCTCAGCAACACGTCTACCAATCACAACGGCTTCCCGGTCGTTGTGCAGGTCGCTGATAGTGATGAGGTATTGTATGATGGTCGGGCTTCTGTATTTTGACtacgtttgtttttttatttataaagcaatGAACTGAACTCGAAAGATAAAGATCATATTTTTGGATCCATCcatgataaaaatgtatctacCAGATGGTGCATTGAAAATTTTGGGGCTTCATGTGTCTTATTCCTTTGCAATGTGTGAAGTCATTTTCCAGTGTTTCTAGTACAGCTGCAGAGGAGTTTTCAGATGTAATAGAAAATCACTATCCTGACATCAACAGGCCATTTGCAAATATGAATAAGTCTGGGACCTCTCAGTGAATTTTTGATTTACAGCGGCTGTTATCAACCAGTTATCGACATGTGATGTAGCGTTGACGTAGCGCTCTGTGTAGATGGCCAATCACAGCGCAGTACAGCTGGACCCCTAATCACAATGTCGTGCAGACACAGGAGGTGTTTGAGGAAGCTATGGCTGCTCCCACGGCCCGCTTCCCTCTTGTACAGAGTCCACTATTGAATGGAAAAGGTCCAGTTCCCATTCTCTGGATCACATTGTGGCAACTTTAACAACGTAGATGAAACACCACACCTCGAGGCACATAGTCAGAGTACTTTCAGGATGACTTCTGGCACTGAATAACGTCATAAACGAATTATACTTTACCAGAAAGGGATAGAGCTCCAAGTCAAACAGAAACTTTCTTTCATTAATGACACCTTCTTTTGTTTGTCCCCAATTTAGCCAGCGAAGCTCTGTGGCCTCATCCTCCGCTCTCAGCTCATCGTCCTCCTCAAGCACAAGGTAACGTCAGCGATGGGAAGAAGATGTTTATCACtgttaaatgatttaaatggaGTCATTCAGTGTTTGTTCCTGCTTCGTCTTGGCAGGTGTTTGTGGAGTTGGCCCGCTCCCGGCTGACCCAGAGGAAGCTCCAGCTGAAGGACTTCCGGGACGCTTATCCTCGCTTCCCCCCGATCCAGAGCATCCACGTCTCCCAGGACGAGAGGGAGTGTATGATGGACCTCACTGAGTTCATGAACGCAACGCCTTACACTGTACCGCAGgtaacacacactgacactcacTTTCATTCAATCAACCACCTGTCATAAAGCGCTTCACAGAtgactcaaaacaaaaaagacaaaacatttaaaatgataagaCCAATGCAAGtgagacaataaaaatgatgaaaaggaaattaaatagatttaaaagccaaaataacagtaatagtAGTAAAACAGGGCAATTAAagctagattaaaaaaatggataaaatatgtttaaaaaaacaacaatataaatgacagaaacaaaatagatgttaaagatataaaaataataactataatgaaatattaaaataaaagctaaactTAAACTagattaaattgattttaaaaacaaagacaaataaaatcgATTAGGAAAACTAATAACATAAACTTAAATGGAATACAATTTTACAACATAAAGATAATgaagtgaataaaaaatatgtatataataaataaatagaaatttatttatatcaaaGTTTTTACAAGCTCAAAGTTTCCTCAGTTTTTAACTTGCAGCTGTTACACAGATGCTATATTACAAACtgattgaaaatatttaaatgtatggtTGTCTCTTTCACTGTTCTGTTGTTTATCGTAGAACAGTAGTTGTGGGATTTATTGAATCTTGTGTCTTCTGTGTTCTTGTCTGCTttctccttttgtgtctctccaTAAAAGcctttttgagatttttattttgaggtttgTGATATGGCTGGTTGACTGAAAGGATCTCAATAGGGGCTGCAATGAAAATTTCTGGAAAGATCTAACAGCCTATCACATCAGTCGGTCTGCTGCCTCTGCTGCATCACTTTAGAGCAGAGACCACAGCGGACGCAATAAAACAGACTACAGAATATATTTTACTGGAGTCAATGACAACAATGATCAATATCCATTGAAGCAACAAAAGGAGGAGCATGTGATCGATTTGTCAAAGAGCTGTTGAACAAGCAGAACACAAACTTGCAGAAATGTGACGTCTTCGGGTCGCTCTGCGCGCAGTAACTTCCTGCACAGCGCATCGGGTTTGTTTTCCGCGGCGGAGATTGTTGCCATAAAAAGGCAACTCCATGAGAATTATATGAAAGTCGTTTGGATATGTCAGAAGCGACGAAGCACAGATTAAGGCGGTCTGCAAAGTATGCCGTCAATCAGTGCCTACCAAGACGGGAGACAACAAAATTTTTTTCATCGTCTGAAAAGGTACAATCCCAGCGACCACACcaatattttaataacttttaaggCAAGATCacttgtattgttttgttaagGCAGCTAAATCATGTCTGCAAagttaaatgtttacatttagaTGTTAATCAATATATTCCTTtatcataaaatacatttaaaccaAGCGTCGTTTAcacagttaaatgtttttttatgttatataatAAACTATATTATAAAGTTTAACTAATGAGCATTTTGGTGTCTTCAGTCATCACCAGGATCTTCTTCAGACTAGCAGAATTATTAAAGTTCATATTGTTGATGTATTGTAATGTTGATAATTATGTAAAGATAATTATTTGGGTTATAGCTGTTTATTAATGAATAAAGTTGAACTAAATTTGAGGTGGTTTTTCTGCAGGAAACATCTTTGCCTCGTGTGTTCAAGCTGTTCAGAGCGCTGGGACTCCGACACCTAGTGGTGGTGGATGATGAGAACAGggtaagagtgtgtgtttgtgtttatgtctgaatggccttttttaacatttccccGTGTGTTTTTGACCTTCGCTATTCATATAACGATTAAAGTAAAGTTTGATCACACTTTTGCTCGGTGCCTTAATGACGACAATTGTTCTGAATCTGCAGGTGGTCGGACTGGTGACCAGGAAAGACTTGGCCAGATATCATATGGGCAGACACGGACTGGAGGAACTTCAGCTGGCCCAGACAtagtgtgcgcgcacacacacacacacacacacacacacacacacacacacacacacacacacacacacacacacacacacacacacacacacacacacacacacaaacacaaactacgACCACCTGATGCCTCATAAGCTCTATGCAGGACACCATCAAGGGCCAAGACATACTTTGATGCCAAAATggtctccatgacaacacaaGGAAATCCCGTGTACAGACCCGGGTCATAAACAGAAGACACTTTTAAAAGTCAAACTGCTCTTggtgtaaaaaagaaagaaaaaaaagacatcccCAGGTGtgattgaaatattttactttgaaaggaTTCTGACTTCCTTTATTGTTATCACGGTTTGTTTGGCGACTGCTGTGCTGAGTCAACAAAAATGACGCCCTCGCACAAGGCTTTTATatcatttctttgtcatttggttatatgaaaataatgtacaatggtcagaaaaggaaaaaattgcCTTATCGGATGATTTATCCTGTGCGTACACAAATTTACAAACCTCACTCCAGACATTTTACGTAGAGGCCAAATAAAGTCAGAGCGACGGGAaattttcaaactaaaattaaaCAGCTTGAATAGCAGAAATCAGGTGAGAGGAATCGGTTTGATGTACATTACCTGGTAAACAGGAAACCCTCctctttttattcataaaaacacacacacatacagtttgTCACTCAG includes these proteins:
- the clcn7 gene encoding H(+)/Cl(-) exchange transporter 7 isoform X1, yielding MANITKKVSWSSRAEESGAAGEGTPLLNGSEQPRHSRQLSGGGSIFQIGRLSTVDLEEEMTSDEDSLRGRPKEIPHNEKLLSLKFESLDYDNIENQLFLEEERRMSHMGFRCLEISRWVVCGLIGFLTGLIACFIDIAVEELAGIKYQVVKQNIEKFTEVGGLSISLILWAVLNSAVVMLGAIIVAFFEPIAAGSGIPQIKCYLNGVKIPRVVRLKTLVVKVCGVICSVVGGLAVGKEGPMIHSGAVVAAGVSQGRSTSLKRDFKIFEYFRRDTEKRDFVSAGAAAGVSAAFGAPVGGVLFSLEEGASFWNQMLTWRIFFASMISTFTLNFFISIYHKQPGDLSSPGLINFGRFESDSVAYNLYEIPLFIAMGAIGGLLGALFNVLNYWLTIFRIRYVHRPCLQVMEAMLVAAVTAAVSFTMIYFSNDCQPLGPEHTEEYPLQLFCADGEYNSMATAFFNTPERSVRSLFHNQPGTYNPLTLGLFTLTYFFLACWTYGLAVSAGVFIPSLLIGAAWGRLCGILLASITPDGSIWADPGKYALIGAAAQLGGIVRMTLSLTVIMVEATGNVTYGLPIMLVLMTAKIVGDYFVEGLYDIHIKLQSVPFLHWEAPATSHWLTAREVMSSPVTCLNRIEKVGTIVDILSNTSTNHNGFPVVVQVADSDEPAKLCGLILRSQLIVLLKHKVFVELARSRLTQRKLQLKDFRDAYPRFPPIQSIHVSQDERECMMDLTEFMNATPYTVPQETSLPRVFKLFRALGLRHLVVVDDENRVVGLVTRKDLARYHMGRHGLEELQLAQT
- the clcn7 gene encoding H(+)/Cl(-) exchange transporter 7 isoform X2, with translation MANITKKVSWSSRAEESGAAGEGTPLLNGSEQPRHSRQDSLRGRPKEIPHNEKLLSLKFESLDYDNIENQLFLEEERRMSHMGFRCLEISRWVVCGLIGFLTGLIACFIDIAVEELAGIKYQVVKQNIEKFTEVGGLSISLILWAVLNSAVVMLGAIIVAFFEPIAAGSGIPQIKCYLNGVKIPRVVRLKTLVVKVCGVICSVVGGLAVGKEGPMIHSGAVVAAGVSQGRSTSLKRDFKIFEYFRRDTEKRDFVSAGAAAGVSAAFGAPVGGVLFSLEEGASFWNQMLTWRIFFASMISTFTLNFFISIYHKQPGDLSSPGLINFGRFESDSVAYNLYEIPLFIAMGAIGGLLGALFNVLNYWLTIFRIRYVHRPCLQVMEAMLVAAVTAAVSFTMIYFSNDCQPLGPEHTEEYPLQLFCADGEYNSMATAFFNTPERSVRSLFHNQPGTYNPLTLGLFTLTYFFLACWTYGLAVSAGVFIPSLLIGAAWGRLCGILLASITPDGSIWADPGKYALIGAAAQLGGIVRMTLSLTVIMVEATGNVTYGLPIMLVLMTAKIVGDYFVEGLYDIHIKLQSVPFLHWEAPATSHWLTAREVMSSPVTCLNRIEKVGTIVDILSNTSTNHNGFPVVVQVADSDEPAKLCGLILRSQLIVLLKHKVFVELARSRLTQRKLQLKDFRDAYPRFPPIQSIHVSQDERECMMDLTEFMNATPYTVPQETSLPRVFKLFRALGLRHLVVVDDENRVVGLVTRKDLARYHMGRHGLEELQLAQT